The Symphalangus syndactylus isolate Jambi chromosome 16, NHGRI_mSymSyn1-v2.1_pri, whole genome shotgun sequence genome has a window encoding:
- the GDNF gene encoding glial cell line-derived neurotrophic factor isoform X3 encodes MPEDYPDQFDDVMDFIQATIKRLKRSPDKQMAVFPRRERNRQAAAANPENSRGKGRRSQRGKNRGCVLTAIHLNVTDLGLGYETKEELIFRYCSGSCDAAETTYDKILKNLSRNRRLVTDKVGQACCRPIAFDDDLSFLDDNLVYHILRKHSAKRCGCI; translated from the coding sequence ATGCCAGAGGATTATCCTGATCAGTTTGATGATGTCATGGATTTTATTCAAGCCACCATTAAAAGACTGAAAAGGTCACCAGATAAACAAATGGCAGTGTTTCCTAGAAGAGAGCGGAATCGGCAGGCTGCAGCTGCCAACCCAGAGAATTCCAGAGGAAAAGGTCGGAGAAGCCAGAGGGGCAAAAACCGGGGTTGTGTCTTAACTGCAATACATTTAAATGTCACTGACTTGGGTCTGGGCTATGAAACCAAGGAGGAACTGATTTTTAGGTACTGCAGCGGCTCTTGCGATGCAGCTGAGACAACGTACGACAAAATATTGAAAAACTTATCCAGAAATAGAAGGCTGGTGACTGACAAAGTAGGGCAGGCATGTTGCAGACCCATCGCCTTTGATGATGACCTGTCATTTTTAGATGATAACCTGGTTTACCATATTCTAAGAAAGCATTCCGCTAAAAGGTGTGGATGTATCTGA
- the GDNF gene encoding glial cell line-derived neurotrophic factor isoform X1: MKLWDVVAVCLVLLHTASAFPLPAGKRPPEAPAEDRSLGRRRAPFALSSDSNMPEDYPDQFDDVMDFIQATIKRLKRSPDKQMAVFPRRERNRQAAAANPENSRGKGRRSQRGKNRGCVLTAIHLNVTDLGLGYETKEELIFRYCSGSCDAAETTYDKILKNLSRNRRLVTDKVGQACCRPIAFDDDLSFLDDNLVYHILRKHSAKRCGCI, translated from the exons ATGAAGTTATGGGATGTCGTGGCTGTCTGCCTGGTGCTGCTCCACACCGCGTCCGCCTTCCCGCTGCCCGCCGGTAAGAGGCCTCCCGAGGCGCCCGCCGAAGACCGCTCCCTCGGCCGCCGCCGCGCGCCCTTCGCGCTGAGCAGTGACT CAAATATGCCAGAGGATTATCCTGATCAGTTTGATGATGTCATGGATTTTATTCAAGCCACCATTAAAAGACTGAAAAGGTCACCAGATAAACAAATGGCAGTGTTTCCTAGAAGAGAGCGGAATCGGCAGGCTGCAGCTGCCAACCCAGAGAATTCCAGAGGAAAAGGTCGGAGAAGCCAGAGGGGCAAAAACCGGGGTTGTGTCTTAACTGCAATACATTTAAATGTCACTGACTTGGGTCTGGGCTATGAAACCAAGGAGGAACTGATTTTTAGGTACTGCAGCGGCTCTTGCGATGCAGCTGAGACAACGTACGACAAAATATTGAAAAACTTATCCAGAAATAGAAGGCTGGTGACTGACAAAGTAGGGCAGGCATGTTGCAGACCCATCGCCTTTGATGATGACCTGTCATTTTTAGATGATAACCTGGTTTACCATATTCTAAGAAAGCATTCCGCTAAAAGGTGTGGATGTATCTGA
- the GDNF gene encoding glial cell line-derived neurotrophic factor isoform X2: MKLWDVVAVCLVLLHTASAFPLPAANMPEDYPDQFDDVMDFIQATIKRLKRSPDKQMAVFPRRERNRQAAAANPENSRGKGRRSQRGKNRGCVLTAIHLNVTDLGLGYETKEELIFRYCSGSCDAAETTYDKILKNLSRNRRLVTDKVGQACCRPIAFDDDLSFLDDNLVYHILRKHSAKRCGCI; the protein is encoded by the exons ATGAAGTTATGGGATGTCGTGGCTGTCTGCCTGGTGCTGCTCCACACCGCGTCCGCCTTCCCGCTGCCCGCCG CAAATATGCCAGAGGATTATCCTGATCAGTTTGATGATGTCATGGATTTTATTCAAGCCACCATTAAAAGACTGAAAAGGTCACCAGATAAACAAATGGCAGTGTTTCCTAGAAGAGAGCGGAATCGGCAGGCTGCAGCTGCCAACCCAGAGAATTCCAGAGGAAAAGGTCGGAGAAGCCAGAGGGGCAAAAACCGGGGTTGTGTCTTAACTGCAATACATTTAAATGTCACTGACTTGGGTCTGGGCTATGAAACCAAGGAGGAACTGATTTTTAGGTACTGCAGCGGCTCTTGCGATGCAGCTGAGACAACGTACGACAAAATATTGAAAAACTTATCCAGAAATAGAAGGCTGGTGACTGACAAAGTAGGGCAGGCATGTTGCAGACCCATCGCCTTTGATGATGACCTGTCATTTTTAGATGATAACCTGGTTTACCATATTCTAAGAAAGCATTCCGCTAAAAGGTGTGGATGTATCTGA